In Ignavibacteriota bacterium, a genomic segment contains:
- a CDS encoding APC family permease gives MPHLTTDNLVFYGTAAVLAMLFVYLWRRKELLSVFTGGRWWLTWMAIAILTLMDELTSIFYAPAEAFRFIGESAIIFIALTSILMRFLANRMTEIAQILEHHNIKGGGVYSFSYFVLGPTASFIAVASIFVTYVLTASISTVSAVQNGLSLFDVHPAVAMAVNFAIVWGVAGLNILGIRENARFTFGIFTVAATVLILLLVSGFLAIDGVQAARIGNAATGAFDRFLTLDLGQQTLNIGYLVIGTSSCILAYSGIESVIQTAGLVRSWHDIRKAYLFLAVTVGIFTPLISMLVLSSPLDPMHHETDLITQYAVMLRGTGFGLLVSAVASFTLIMAVNTAYVASSELLERVAEKYDFHWLSKVNHRHSLYRIHIISAILYSVIIVVTSGQQALLAEMYAIGLIASFAINMGSLLVYRYFKGTKEIGVYFTHRSMTLIVFIIVVASLGYLMVMRPYGTALWAITTGLFLFIGLGIARKRSPEIKELRQTDNPFELIAWLGAHEGDRIHLYFRRPKEEGGIEGMDSSRAYISFYSARQGIPSRAGENHFRFPFTLESVYSSICTIIDLIRYELPHMRLSVHLGWPMSSWMDRWAIGILVMNLMRLPKKYPGVTFRIEYDGREDVKG, from the coding sequence TTGCCACACCTGACAACGGATAATCTTGTGTTTTACGGCACCGCCGCCGTGCTTGCCATGCTGTTCGTCTATTTGTGGCGGCGCAAGGAACTGCTCTCGGTGTTCACAGGCGGGCGCTGGTGGCTGACGTGGATGGCCATCGCCATCCTGACGCTGATGGACGAACTGACGTCCATTTTCTACGCCCCCGCCGAGGCCTTCCGTTTCATCGGCGAGAGCGCCATCATCTTCATCGCGCTGACGTCGATCCTGATGCGTTTCCTCGCGAACCGCATGACGGAGATTGCCCAGATCCTCGAGCATCACAACATCAAGGGCGGCGGCGTCTATTCCTTCTCGTACTTTGTGCTCGGACCCACGGCAAGTTTCATCGCCGTGGCCTCGATCTTTGTGACATATGTCCTCACGGCGAGTATCTCCACCGTCAGCGCCGTGCAGAACGGTCTCTCCCTCTTCGATGTTCACCCGGCCGTGGCGATGGCGGTGAACTTTGCAATTGTATGGGGGGTGGCCGGTCTCAACATCCTGGGAATACGCGAAAACGCGCGTTTCACCTTCGGCATCTTTACCGTCGCGGCCACCGTTCTCATCCTTCTGCTCGTCTCGGGATTTCTCGCCATCGATGGTGTGCAGGCCGCGCGCATTGGGAATGCGGCCACCGGCGCCTTCGACCGATTTCTCACACTCGACCTCGGGCAGCAGACGCTGAACATCGGCTACCTCGTCATCGGCACATCGAGCTGTATTCTCGCCTATTCTGGAATCGAATCGGTGATACAGACGGCGGGACTCGTCCGCTCGTGGCACGACATCCGTAAGGCCTACCTGTTCCTCGCGGTCACCGTGGGCATCTTCACGCCGCTGATCTCCATGCTGGTCTTGTCGTCGCCTCTCGATCCCATGCATCATGAGACCGACCTCATCACGCAGTACGCCGTGATGCTGCGCGGCACGGGATTCGGTCTGCTTGTGAGCGCGGTAGCGAGTTTCACCCTCATCATGGCGGTCAACACGGCGTATGTTGCGTCGAGCGAACTGCTCGAGCGTGTGGCTGAGAAGTACGATTTCCATTGGCTCTCGAAGGTCAACCACCGCCATTCGCTGTACCGCATACACATCATCAGCGCCATCTTGTACTCCGTCATCATCGTGGTGACCAGCGGACAGCAGGCCCTGCTCGCCGAGATGTACGCCATCGGTCTCATCGCGAGTTTTGCGATCAACATGGGCTCGCTGCTCGTGTACCGGTATTTCAAGGGGACGAAGGAAATCGGGGTCTATTTCACCCACCGCTCCATGACCCTGATCGTGTTCATCATTGTCGTAGCGAGTCTCGGCTACCTCATGGTGATGCGCCCGTACGGGACGGCGCTGTGGGCCATCACCACGGGCCTGTTCCTCTTCATCGGACTCGGCATCGCGCGCAAGCGGTCGCCCGAGATCAAGGAATTACGACAGACCGACAACCCCTTCGAACTGATCGCCTGGCTCGGCGCGCATGAAGGCGACCGCATCCATCTCTACTTCCGCCGTCCGAAGGAAGAGGGAGGCATCGAGGGAATGGACAGTTCACGCGCCTACATCAGTTTCTATTCGGCGCGGCAGGGTATTCCTTCAAGGGCGGGCGAGAATCATTTCCGCTTCCCTTTCACACTCGAATCCGTGTACAGCAGCATCTGCACCATCATCGATCTGATCCGCTACGAACTCCCGCACATGCGGTTATCCGTACACCTCGGCTGGCCCATGTCGTCGTGGATGGATCGCTGGGCGATAGGCATCCTGGTCATGAATCTCATGCGCCTGCCGAAAAAATACCCCGGGGTGACGTTCCGGATCGAGTACGACGGGAGGGAAGACGTAAAGGGGTAA
- a CDS encoding CocE/NonD family hydrolase: MRHVSISVCDCRCIIVLIALAVSLPLAHAPAQARFPYAPRDIPVRDGKTLAADLYSTDTTVPKPVILIQTPYNKAFYRLGLQSRGGGAFPYDTAKYHYVILDWRGFYGSKDADVRGYDRGLDGYDAVEWIAAQRWSNGKVGTWGLSALGHIQFLTAKHHPPHLVCAVPCVKDFKTKYSDYFYGGVYRKEHVESLESLGFLTTSAITSQPTYNAIWRAVENNSDLSADIAVPMLLIGGWFDHFPDDVIRAFHDLADRSDAKVRDAHKILYGPWTHGDLGIEQQGELSFPNAVSEPRDIALQFFGYYLWQEKNAYPLRPPFMYYQMGDNVWRDYGRDSTAVPGSSLTFWLHADGSLLQSMPADPSATRTLIYDPRNPSPSHGGARFNPLDQTAVPGPLDIRAAVESRPDALVFSTPPLGRPLTLDGPITATLLVSSDRTDTDMSVRFCDVYPDGRSMILADGILRGRYRKGVDRQVPLVPGVPDTFRVELQKLAVTLLPGHRMRIVVSSSNFPRFDINLNNGGPMYTAGDTLVATNTVHMNTTLRSTVTIHGSDVMAAGGVPAPEVLHIGAPYPNPVCVQTVFPIAIPGGSASVTARVLDVLGRQHVLLYDGPASATPAQLHVNTTGLPAGTYLLHVTTGKVTTMRRFSVVK; the protein is encoded by the coding sequence GGCAAGACTCTTGCGGCCGATCTCTACTCCACCGACACCACGGTCCCGAAGCCGGTCATTCTCATTCAGACCCCCTACAACAAGGCCTTCTACCGCCTCGGACTGCAGTCGCGAGGAGGCGGCGCCTTCCCGTACGACACGGCCAAGTACCACTATGTGATCCTCGACTGGCGCGGCTTCTACGGGTCGAAAGACGCCGATGTGCGCGGCTACGATCGCGGACTCGACGGCTACGACGCCGTGGAATGGATCGCCGCGCAGCGCTGGAGCAACGGCAAGGTGGGCACCTGGGGCCTCTCGGCGCTCGGGCACATACAATTCCTCACCGCGAAGCACCACCCCCCGCACCTCGTCTGCGCCGTTCCCTGTGTGAAGGATTTTAAAACCAAGTACTCCGATTATTTCTACGGCGGCGTCTATCGCAAGGAACATGTCGAATCGCTCGAATCGCTCGGCTTTCTCACCACATCCGCCATCACGTCGCAGCCGACCTACAACGCGATCTGGCGCGCGGTGGAAAACAACAGCGATCTCTCGGCCGACATCGCGGTGCCCATGCTGCTCATCGGCGGCTGGTTCGACCACTTCCCCGACGATGTGATCCGCGCCTTCCACGACCTTGCTGATCGAAGCGACGCGAAAGTGCGCGACGCGCACAAGATTCTCTACGGACCGTGGACGCACGGTGACCTCGGCATCGAACAGCAGGGCGAACTCTCCTTCCCGAACGCGGTGTCGGAACCACGCGACATCGCGCTGCAGTTCTTCGGCTACTACCTGTGGCAGGAGAAAAACGCGTATCCGCTGCGCCCGCCGTTCATGTACTACCAGATGGGCGACAACGTGTGGCGCGATTACGGGCGCGATTCGACTGCAGTACCCGGATCATCGCTGACATTCTGGCTGCACGCCGACGGCAGTTTGCTGCAGTCGATGCCCGCCGATCCGTCCGCAACACGGACGCTAATCTACGATCCGCGCAATCCTTCGCCCTCACACGGCGGCGCGCGGTTTAATCCCCTCGATCAGACGGCCGTGCCCGGACCGCTCGACATCCGCGCCGCGGTCGAGAGCCGACCCGACGCCCTCGTGTTCAGCACACCACCGCTCGGCCGCCCGCTCACACTCGACGGTCCGATCACGGCCACGCTGCTCGTGAGTTCCGACCGCACCGACACCGACATGAGTGTGCGATTCTGCGACGTGTATCCCGACGGCCGCTCCATGATCCTCGCCGACGGCATTCTGCGCGGCCGCTACCGCAAGGGCGTGGACCGCCAGGTGCCGCTTGTGCCCGGAGTGCCCGACACGTTCCGCGTCGAGCTGCAGAAACTCGCCGTCACCCTGCTCCCCGGCCACCGTATGCGCATCGTTGTGTCATCGTCCAATTTCCCGCGCTTCGACATCAACCTCAACAACGGCGGGCCGATGTACACCGCGGGCGACACACTCGTGGCGACCAATACCGTACACATGAACACCACTCTGCGTTCCACTGTCACCATACACGGCAGCGATGTCATGGCGGCTGGCGGAGTCCCCGCGCCGGAGGTGTTGCATATCGGAGCGCCGTATCCGAATCCGGTATGTGTGCAGACCGTTTTCCCGATCGCGATTCCCGGAGGGAGCGCATCCGTGACAGCGCGCGTGCTCGACGTGCTCGGGCGGCAGCACGTTCTTCTGTACGATGGACCAGCAAGCGCAACGCCTGCACAACTGCACGTGAACACGACCGGGCTTCCGGCCGGCACCTACCTGCTCCACGTCACGACGGGTAAAGTCACAACAATGCGACGGTTTTCCGTCGTGAAATAG
- a CDS encoding T9SS type A sorting domain-containing protein: MRRSVRCFLFLLLLIGAVASAQYAPAPFRLSEAGHTNPTLFRLDHTSRLPGCVAGQGLERDTLRLQWRPSVWTGADTGRNNPTDPVRYEWNVIVDTSAAQRDSARTGITYTFPSWNNGTAAELRLSGDVFYPTLFTPSPWPAEEPDSIVMRVRWFVRAYNSVGSVFSDTAGHTVHRGSDSSMLTPALMLSYNRLSFYRSSQLPQQYWKDILPIPVEPADSGVVAVDGTGMGHIIWTPGYDRNIVAGIDIGGFRRYFRATRRYHEDPSGRTVDTLQYQWVGTVVRTVPPGHGAAPGTRLVLNTGTTQGLQLTKQKTDSLLGIRGSGGADSVVIEWQVFVKDAEWTDNVPIERIPFPYEADGTLRADTGLWSRFGCRPHVVASKVFHATLARQRWAPAPFVLSNAQTTSTTLFRIDHVGPNPPCGDFLADSLRLRWVKSEWTGAESGRNDPFDTVRYEWHALVDSGGTDITRAVHVSAPSSRNGRDPRIVLGGAWLVQNIFRPATWPASQPDSIVRRVRWYVRAYNSAGSTYSDTAGWTRHRVNPLPTPALLVSYNRLPDKDVTVLRPLDNTVIIGLTASHPAIPIQWTDADDPNIRAGRRIGGFKLFDVARRAWIDDPSKRTVDTLFYQWIAEVIDTKPTGRGAPLGTIFVQHTGTWLACELTNPQTTTMFGSYDNNSPIAADTVVLRWRVDTKDFWSNDDLPYDEVQFRYNIDGTLRSDTGRWSQFGCQPHVLMGAWNRLTLVRNTTMAAGAAPEADGYLLGQNYPNPFTHNTRFTYTLPHAGSARLTISDLLGRELVQLRDGTHAAGTHAVTWDGRDAAGRRVPAGQYFIRLMTWEGVRERILMKQ, translated from the coding sequence ATGAGACGTAGTGTCCGCTGTTTTCTATTCCTGCTCCTCCTCATCGGTGCTGTCGCCAGCGCACAATATGCTCCCGCGCCGTTCCGGCTGTCGGAAGCGGGGCATACGAATCCGACACTGTTCCGTTTGGACCACACATCACGGTTGCCCGGCTGTGTGGCGGGGCAGGGACTCGAACGCGACACATTACGTTTGCAATGGCGGCCTTCGGTGTGGACGGGTGCGGATACGGGACGCAACAATCCCACAGATCCGGTCCGCTACGAGTGGAACGTGATTGTGGACACGAGCGCCGCCCAGCGCGACAGCGCACGCACGGGGATCACGTACACGTTTCCGTCCTGGAACAACGGCACCGCGGCAGAGCTGCGCCTCTCGGGGGACGTCTTCTACCCGACCTTGTTTACTCCCTCGCCCTGGCCAGCCGAGGAACCGGACAGCATCGTGATGCGTGTGCGGTGGTTCGTGCGCGCGTACAATTCGGTGGGATCCGTGTTCTCCGACACGGCCGGACATACCGTGCACCGCGGAAGCGATTCGAGCATGCTCACACCCGCGCTGATGCTGTCGTACAACCGGTTGTCGTTCTACCGCTCATCGCAATTACCGCAACAGTATTGGAAAGATATTCTCCCAATCCCTGTGGAACCCGCCGACAGTGGTGTGGTCGCAGTCGATGGAACAGGAATGGGACATATAATATGGACGCCGGGGTACGACCGAAACATCGTTGCCGGCATTGACATCGGCGGTTTCCGCCGGTACTTCCGCGCAACGCGCCGGTACCACGAAGATCCCAGCGGGCGTACGGTAGATACGTTGCAGTATCAATGGGTCGGCACCGTGGTCCGCACCGTTCCTCCAGGACACGGCGCGGCACCCGGCACGCGGCTGGTCCTCAACACCGGCACTACACAGGGCCTGCAGCTTACGAAGCAGAAGACGGATTCACTGCTCGGCATACGCGGTTCCGGCGGCGCCGACAGCGTGGTGATCGAGTGGCAGGTGTTTGTGAAGGACGCGGAATGGACCGACAACGTACCGATCGAACGGATCCCGTTTCCCTACGAGGCCGATGGCACGTTGCGCGCGGACACGGGTCTGTGGAGCCGTTTCGGCTGCCGGCCGCATGTCGTGGCCTCGAAGGTGTTTCACGCCACTCTCGCGCGACAGCGTTGGGCGCCCGCGCCGTTTGTGCTGTCGAATGCACAGACGACGAGTACAACATTGTTCCGCATCGATCACGTGGGTCCGAATCCTCCCTGTGGAGATTTTCTCGCAGACTCGCTGCGGCTGCGCTGGGTGAAATCGGAATGGACGGGCGCGGAAAGCGGCCGTAACGATCCTTTCGACACCGTACGCTACGAGTGGCACGCCCTCGTCGACAGCGGCGGAACCGACATAACACGCGCGGTGCACGTCAGCGCTCCGTCGTCTCGTAATGGCCGTGATCCGCGCATCGTCCTTGGCGGAGCGTGGCTCGTGCAGAATATTTTCCGCCCCGCCACCTGGCCCGCATCGCAGCCCGACAGCATCGTGCGGCGTGTGCGCTGGTATGTGCGCGCGTACAATTCGGCGGGATCGACATACTCCGACACAGCGGGATGGACCCGGCATCGTGTGAATCCGCTGCCTACACCGGCGCTACTGGTCTCGTACAACCGCCTCCCTGACAAGGACGTGACGGTGCTTCGGCCTCTCGACAACACGGTGATCATCGGACTCACGGCGTCACATCCGGCGATACCGATTCAATGGACGGACGCCGACGATCCCAACATCCGCGCCGGCCGCAGAATCGGCGGCTTCAAGCTGTTTGACGTTGCACGACGCGCCTGGATCGACGATCCATCCAAGCGCACAGTCGATACGCTGTTCTATCAGTGGATCGCGGAAGTGATCGACACCAAACCCACGGGACGCGGTGCCCCTCTCGGCACCATCTTTGTGCAGCATACCGGCACATGGCTCGCGTGCGAGTTGACAAACCCACAAACGACCACGATGTTCGGCAGTTACGACAACAACTCACCCATCGCTGCCGACACCGTGGTGCTGCGCTGGCGTGTGGACACGAAGGATTTCTGGTCGAACGACGATCTGCCGTATGATGAGGTGCAATTCCGCTATAACATCGACGGCACACTGCGGTCCGACACGGGAAGGTGGAGCCAGTTCGGCTGCCAGCCGCACGTGCTGATGGGTGCCTGGAACCGGCTCACCCTCGTTCGGAACACCACGATGGCCGCGGGCGCGGCGCCGGAAGCGGATGGTTATCTTCTCGGACAGAATTATCCGAATCCCTTCACACACAACACCCGTTTCACGTACACATTACCGCACGCAGGAAGCGCGCGTCTCACCATCTCGGATCTGCTCGGCCGCGAACTCGTACAACTTCGCGACGGCACACACGCCGCAGGCACCCATGCCGTCACCTGGGACGGCCGCGACGCCGCCGGCAGACGCGTCCCTGCGGGCCAGTATTTCATCCGCTTGATGACCTGGGAAGGAGTCAGGGAGAGGATCCTGATGAAGCAGTAG